A single Caretta caretta isolate rCarCar2 chromosome 2, rCarCar1.hap1, whole genome shotgun sequence DNA region contains:
- the ATPSCKMT gene encoding ATP synthase subunit C lysine N-methyltransferase isoform X2, whose translation MSKVLQGESHTQAILHMNLDNDNARKRNWGMLVPGIVGGTLVVLYAVVTPFITPALRKICLPFVPATSTQIENVLKMLQYRSGSLVDIGSGDGRIVIAAAKEGFKAVGYELNPWLVWYSRYRAWREGMHHNAKFYISDLWKVSFSQYTNVVVFGVPQMMPQLEKKLEEELVHNARVVACRFPFPHWMPDHTTGEGIDVVWAYDSKAFKGNLKTCSETLQKMHPL comes from the exons ATGTCAAAAGTACTTCAAGGAGAAAGCCATACCCAAGCCATCTTGCATATGAACCTTGATAATGACAATGCAAGAAAAAGAAATTGGGGAATGTTGGTCCCTGGCATTGTTGGTGGCACACTGGTAGTACTGTATGCTGTTGTCACTCCATTCATAACTCCAGCACTGAGAAAAATTTGCCTTCCTTTTGTACCTGCAACTTCAACTCAgattgaaaatgttttgaaaatgttacagtACAGAAGTGGATCTCTGGTTGACATAGGTAGCGGTGATGGACGTATT gtgATAGCAGCTGCAAAAGAAGGATTCAAAGCTGTTGGTTATGAATTAAATCCCTGGCTAGTCTGGTACTCCAGATACCGTGCTTGGAGAGAAGGGATGCATCATAATGCCAAATTTTATATTTCAGATTTGTGGAAG gttaGCTTTTCCCAGTAtacaaatgttgttgtttttggggTACCTCAAATG ATGCCACAGTTGGAGAAGAAGCTTGAAGAAGAACTTGTTCACAATGCCAGAGTTGTTGCCTGCCGTTTTCCTTTCCCACATTGGATGCCTGATCATACTACTGGAGAAGGAATAGATGTGGTGTGGGCCTATGATTCAAAAGCTTTCAAAGGAAATTTAAAGACATGCTCAGAAACTCTGCAAAAGATGCATCCTTTGTAA
- the ATPSCKMT gene encoding ATP synthase subunit C lysine N-methyltransferase isoform X1 gives MRAARYTLSMSKVLQGESHTQAILHMNLDNDNARKRNWGMLVPGIVGGTLVVLYAVVTPFITPALRKICLPFVPATSTQIENVLKMLQYRSGSLVDIGSGDGRIVIAAAKEGFKAVGYELNPWLVWYSRYRAWREGMHHNAKFYISDLWKVSFSQYTNVVVFGVPQMMPQLEKKLEEELVHNARVVACRFPFPHWMPDHTTGEGIDVVWAYDSKAFKGNLKTCSETLQKMHPL, from the exons GTACACTTTGTCAATGTCAAAAGTACTTCAAGGAGAAAGCCATACCCAAGCCATCTTGCATATGAACCTTGATAATGACAATGCAAGAAAAAGAAATTGGGGAATGTTGGTCCCTGGCATTGTTGGTGGCACACTGGTAGTACTGTATGCTGTTGTCACTCCATTCATAACTCCAGCACTGAGAAAAATTTGCCTTCCTTTTGTACCTGCAACTTCAACTCAgattgaaaatgttttgaaaatgttacagtACAGAAGTGGATCTCTGGTTGACATAGGTAGCGGTGATGGACGTATT gtgATAGCAGCTGCAAAAGAAGGATTCAAAGCTGTTGGTTATGAATTAAATCCCTGGCTAGTCTGGTACTCCAGATACCGTGCTTGGAGAGAAGGGATGCATCATAATGCCAAATTTTATATTTCAGATTTGTGGAAG gttaGCTTTTCCCAGTAtacaaatgttgttgtttttggggTACCTCAAATG ATGCCACAGTTGGAGAAGAAGCTTGAAGAAGAACTTGTTCACAATGCCAGAGTTGTTGCCTGCCGTTTTCCTTTCCCACATTGGATGCCTGATCATACTACTGGAGAAGGAATAGATGTGGTGTGGGCCTATGATTCAAAAGCTTTCAAAGGAAATTTAAAGACATGCTCAGAAACTCTGCAAAAGATGCATCCTTTGTAA
- the ATPSCKMT gene encoding ATP synthase subunit C lysine N-methyltransferase isoform X3, whose product MRAARYTLSMSKVLQGESHTQAILHMNLDNDNARKRNWGMLVPGIVGGTLVVLYAVVTPFITPALRKICLPFVPATSTQIENVLKMLQYRSGSLVDIGSGDGRIVIAAAKEGFKAVGYELNPWLVWYSRYRAWREGMHHNAKFYISDLWKMPQLEKKLEEELVHNARVVACRFPFPHWMPDHTTGEGIDVVWAYDSKAFKGNLKTCSETLQKMHPL is encoded by the exons GTACACTTTGTCAATGTCAAAAGTACTTCAAGGAGAAAGCCATACCCAAGCCATCTTGCATATGAACCTTGATAATGACAATGCAAGAAAAAGAAATTGGGGAATGTTGGTCCCTGGCATTGTTGGTGGCACACTGGTAGTACTGTATGCTGTTGTCACTCCATTCATAACTCCAGCACTGAGAAAAATTTGCCTTCCTTTTGTACCTGCAACTTCAACTCAgattgaaaatgttttgaaaatgttacagtACAGAAGTGGATCTCTGGTTGACATAGGTAGCGGTGATGGACGTATT gtgATAGCAGCTGCAAAAGAAGGATTCAAAGCTGTTGGTTATGAATTAAATCCCTGGCTAGTCTGGTACTCCAGATACCGTGCTTGGAGAGAAGGGATGCATCATAATGCCAAATTTTATATTTCAGATTTGTGGAAG ATGCCACAGTTGGAGAAGAAGCTTGAAGAAGAACTTGTTCACAATGCCAGAGTTGTTGCCTGCCGTTTTCCTTTCCCACATTGGATGCCTGATCATACTACTGGAGAAGGAATAGATGTGGTGTGGGCCTATGATTCAAAAGCTTTCAAAGGAAATTTAAAGACATGCTCAGAAACTCTGCAAAAGATGCATCCTTTGTAA